In the genome of Lactuca sativa cultivar Salinas chromosome 3, Lsat_Salinas_v11, whole genome shotgun sequence, the window ATCAGTGGACGCTCTGATTGATGCAATATTTCCTTCTTTGCAATTCAACGGCGCCGATTCAAAATTTATCATTTCAAGGGCGATATTGTCAACTAAAAATGAAAGTGTTGATGAGATTAATAATAAGTTGATCGAACGATTTTCTGGCGAGCAAAAAGTTTACTATAGTTTTGATGAAGCAGAAGATGACAAAAATAACTTATATCCGATGGAATATTTGAACTCGCTAAATGTTAGTGGTGTACCCCCTCATTATCTTCGGTTAAAAACTGGGTGCCCTGTAATACTTTTGCGAAATATCGATCCTTCAAATGGGTTATGTAATGGCACCAGATTGATATGTCG includes:
- the LOC111896242 gene encoding uncharacterized protein LOC111896242, which gives rise to MRAINDPRFFDFLLRVGDGKEETLDESYIRIPDNMSIPYTDKTKSVDALIDAIFPSLQFNGADSKFIISRAILSTKNESVDEINNKLIERFSGEQKVYYSFDEAEDDKNNLYPMEYLNSLNVSGVPPHYLRLKTGCPVILLRNIDPSNGLCNGTRLICRTFQRNVIDAEIVVGQHAGKRVFLPRIPLKDNQFQM